A section of the Malus sylvestris chromosome 17, drMalSylv7.2, whole genome shotgun sequence genome encodes:
- the LOC126612033 gene encoding cystathionine gamma-synthase 1, chloroplastic-like, with product MAVCTYPPRVFSSSQPGARPRLSGRVDPTASVYRLSSPILRFPPNFVRQLSTKARRNCSNIGVAQIVAASWSNNTPNSGVPAAPSATAVDAAATSAIPVDPAQISGGDEVAVFGNGVQLGEALPDLKEASFLSSDGSLAIHAGERLGRGIVTDAITTPVVNTSAYFFKKTADLIDFKEKRATSFEYGRYGNPTTVVVEEKISALEGAESTMILASGMCASTVMLMALVPAGGHIVTTTDCYRKTRIFIETILPKMGITATIIDPADMGALETALEEHKVSLFFTESPTNPFLRCVDIKLVSELCHKKGALVCIDGTFATPLNQKALALGADLVVHSATKYIGGHNDVLAGCISGSMKLVSEIRILHHILGGALNPNAAYLIIRGMKTLHLRVQQQNSTALRMAKILEAHPKVAHVYYPGLPSHPEHQLAKRQMTGFGGVVSFEIDGDLTRTINFVDALKIPYIAPSFGGCESIVDQPAIMSYWDLSQSDRIKYGIKDNLVRFSFGVEDFEDLKADILQALETI from the exons ATGGCCGTCTGCACGTATCCTCCTAGGGTTTTCTCTTCCTCCCAACCCGGCGCCCGCCCCAGGCTTTCGGGTCGGGTCGACCCCACAGCGTCGGTTTACCGACTCTCCTCTCCCATCCTCAGATTTCCCCCCAACTTCGTCCGCCAGCTCAGCACCAAGGCCCGGAGGAACTGCAGCAACATCGGCGTCGCCCAGATCGTCGCCGCCTCTTGGTCGAACAACACCCCCAACTCTGGCGTGCCGGCGGCGCCGTCGGCTACTGCCGTCGATGCCGCCGCCACTTCCGCCATTCCCGTCGATCCGGCCCAGATTTCGGGCGGCGACGAGGTGGCGGTGTTTGGAAATGGTGTACAGTTGGGGGAGGCCTTGCCTGATTTGAAGGAGGCCTCGTTCTTGAGCTCCGATGGGAGCCTCGCGATTCATGCTG GTGAAAGATTGGGACGCGGCATAGTAACTGATGCAATTACAACCCCAGTGGTTAATACTTCTGCCTACTTCTTTAAGAAAACGGCTGACCTCATTGATTTCAAG GAGAAACGCGCAACAAGCTTTGAATACGGGCGGTATGGAAATCCAACGACAGTGGTTGTTGAGGAGAAGATCAG TGCACTTGAGGGAGCGGAATCTACAATGATATTGGCGTCTGGAATGTGTGCTAGCACTGTCATGTTGATGGCATTGGTTCCAGCTGGTGGGCATATTGTGACCACCACGGACTGCTATAGGAAGACTAGAATTTTCATTGAGACCATTCTTCCAAAAATGGGGATCACG GCCACAATCAttgaccctgctgatatgggagcCCTGGAAACTGCATTGGAAGAGCACAAA GTGTCTCTTTTCTTCACAGAGTCTCCTACTAATCCATTCCTCAGGTGTGTTGACATTAAGCTGGTTTCAGAGCTTTGTCACAAAAAAGGGGCATTGGTCTGTATAGATGGCACTTTTGCCACACCTCTCAACCAGAAAGCCCTTGCCCTTGGGGCAGATCTTGTTGTGCATTCTGCAACGAAATATATTGGTGGCCACAATGAT GTCCTTGCTGGCTGCATTAGCGGTTCTATGAAATTGGTTTCAGAAATTCGTATTTTGCATCACATTTTGGGTGGTGCTCTCAACCCG AATGCTGCATACCTGATCATTCGAGGCATGAAGACCTTGCATCTTCGTGTACAGCAACAGAATTCAACAGCATTGAGGATGGCCAAAATTTTAGAGGCGCATCCTAAG GTGGCGCATGTCTATTATCCTGGCTTGCCTAGTCATCCTGAACATCAGCTTGCCAAGAGGCAGATGACTGGTTTCGGTGGTGTTGTCAGTTTTGAG ATTGATGGAGACTTGACGAGAACCATTAATTTCGTGGATGCACTGAAAATCCCATATATTGCCCCATCCTTTGGTGGCTGTGAGAGCATTGTGGATCAGCCAGCCATAATGTCTTACTG GGATCTCAGCCAGTCAGATAGGATCAAGTACGGGATCAAGGATAACTTGGTCCGTTTCAGCTTCGGAGTCGAAGACTTTGAAGATCTCAAGGCTGACATACTGCAGGCCCTGGAGACCATATAG